GGTCGCCTTCGCCCTGGGTTGCTGGCTGCTGCGCCGCAAGGAGATCTTCCGCTGAGCGGTCCGTTTGACAGTCGTCGCGACCGGTGCTAGCGTTCGGGAGTTCCCCCGCCGCGATCGACCCAAGCGACAGTTTGCAGGCCCGGGCCCGCCGGGCGAATCCGAGGCTGCCCCGCAGCGCGCCCGCATCGCGCCGCCGGGGTCAACAGTTGGAGGCGTCATGTCCGTGATCCGCAAGACCCTGGTCCTGGCCGCCGTCCTGGCCGTCGCGCTGGGCGCCGTGTCGGCGTCGGCCGAGGGCTACCAGGACCTCAAGGACCAGGTCCGGGAGTTCACCCTGCCCAACGGCATCCATTTCCTCGTGCTCGAGCGGCACGACGTGCCGGTGTTCTCGTTCAACACCTTCATGAACGTCGGCAGCGCCCAGGAGGTCACGGGCATCACGGGCATCGCCCACATCCTGGAGCACATGGCGTTCAAGGGGACCGCCGAGATCGGCACCACCGACGCCAAGAAGGAGGCCCAGGCGATGAAGGCCGAGGACGAGGCCTTCGCCGCGCTGAAAACCGAGCGCCTCAAGGGCGACCACGCCGACCCGGCGAAGCTGGCCGAGCTGGAGCAGGCCTTCACCGCCGCCAAGGACGCGGCCCGCGCCTTCGTCGTCAGCAACGAGTTCGGGCAGATCGTCGAGAACAACGGCGGCCGCGGCATGAACGCCGGCACCGGCACCGACGAGACGAGCTACATGTACAGCCTGCCGAGCAACCGCCTGGAGCTGTGGGCCTACCTCGAGGGCACGCGCATGTCGCGCCCCGTGATGCGCGAGTTCTACACCGAGAAGGACGGCCCGGTGACCGAGGAGCGCCGCATGCGCACCGAGAACAGCCCGATCGGCATGCTCATCGAGCAGTTCCAGAACCTGGCCTTCATGGCCCACCCCTACCACCACTCGACGATCGGCTGGATGACCGACCTCAACACGATCACCCGCCAGGACTGCGAGACCTTCTACCGGACCCACTACGTGGGCCGCAACATGACGGTGGCCGTGGTCGGCGACGTCGATTTCGAAGAGGTCAAGCGGCTGGCCGGGAAGTACTTCACCGGCGTGTCGGCCGCCGAGCCGCCGGTGATCGAGACCTTCGACGCCCCGCAGAAGGGCGAGCGCCGCATGGTGATCGAGGACGAGGCGCAGCCCTTCTACATCTGCGGCTTCCACATCGGCAACTGGGCCCACGCCGACGCCGCGGTCTACGACGCCATCGCCGACATCCTCGGCCAGGGGCGCACCAGCCGCCTGTACGAGCGCCTGGTCAAGCAGGACAAGTCGGCGGTCCAGGCCTTCAGCTTCGCCGGCTACCCCGGCGACAAGTACCCGACCCTGCTGGCCGTGCTGGGCATGCCCGCTAAGGACGTCAGCGCCGAGCAGCTCGAGGCCGCGGTGCTCGAGGAGATCGCGAAGCTCGTGGACGGCGGCGTGACGGAGGAGGAACTGGCGGGCGTGAAGCGCCGCGCCCGCGCCAACTTCGTGCGCTCGCTGGAGGGCAACATGGGCCTGGCGGCCCAGCTGTCCGAGTACCAGGGCAAGCAGGGC
The DNA window shown above is from bacterium and carries:
- a CDS encoding pitrilysin family protein; translated protein: MSVIRKTLVLAAVLAVALGAVSASAEGYQDLKDQVREFTLPNGIHFLVLERHDVPVFSFNTFMNVGSAQEVTGITGIAHILEHMAFKGTAEIGTTDAKKEAQAMKAEDEAFAALKTERLKGDHADPAKLAELEQAFTAAKDAARAFVVSNEFGQIVENNGGRGMNAGTGTDETSYMYSLPSNRLELWAYLEGTRMSRPVMREFYTEKDGPVTEERRMRTENSPIGMLIEQFQNLAFMAHPYHHSTIGWMTDLNTITRQDCETFYRTHYVGRNMTVAVVGDVDFEEVKRLAGKYFTGVSAAEPPVIETFDAPQKGERRMVIEDEAQPFYICGFHIGNWAHADAAVYDAIADILGQGRTSRLYERLVKQDKSAVQAFSFAGYPGDKYPTLLAVLGMPAKDVSAEQLEAAVLEEIAKLVDGGVTEEELAGVKRRARANFVRSLEGNMGLAAQLSEYQGKQGDWRRMFSQLEAIDAVTVADVQRVAGEIFVPNNRTVAFIKTVEAAN